tctgatttttatttctttatgtttttttattcattttatttcctttaactTAATTCACAAATCTCCTTTAGCGTTTTGTTCTAATTACACAAAAGCTTCGACAATCTGAAGTTCACTTCCTTTATTCGCCTAGTTAACTAATGATGCTACGCACCGTAAGCTGACAACGaagaaattagtttttctatatttaaatatttaaaaatataatctaCTTTAGAAATAAGCAATAAATGAGACTTGAAACTAGTTTAATTAGCATAATGAGGGATAAACAggagttcaaaattttcttacctCAGAAAAAATTGCGAGTTCGTCCATATTATAAAGTCGATATTCTTCAATGTCGTTTTCCTAATGTTTTTTGGACATGTATGCATTGAAGATTCATTAATTTACGAATAGAATGTCAAATATGGCTGAAACGGGTCGTAGTAAGTGTATATAATCACTATATTAAACAGGCGGGAGTGATCCAAATATCTGTCAATAATGAACCGGAGCAATAGAATAAAACAAAAGTTAAAAGTTTATCTTTGAAACACTTAAGGGCTCGCCAGTTGGGAGTGCTTTTGCCTATATCTACATCCAAAACAATACTCctaaactttattatttataaaaatatagtaGTACATATGTAAGTGAGACACACAATAGCGAAGGCAAGAACTTTGCAAAAACGAGTAAAAACTAATAGGAAGTTCAAGGAAGTTCCGAATAACCTGAAAACTTACGTTTATCCTTTTTGGAGTCCGTTTCCTTTGACGAACAAAGAATTTAATTCCCGCTATTTCTTGGCCATTTTCCATTTATGAAGCTCGCCTTATCGTTACGTTTGCCCTTTCATTAATTATAGTTggaagaatttaattttacttgaAGTAATTAGGAAAGTTGAACAAACAACAATGGTCTAAGAATTGCAGGAGATCAACCCGAGTGGTGGTAGAATAGCTAAATGAAAGATTAATGGATTTTAGAGGTTGTTTCACTTAACAATTTTGCCAAGTAAGAAATAAgtgataattaataatattttagaagTTTTCGGACAACTCTTTATTTGCTAATAGCGATTTAGGTATTAAGAGCGAAAACTTGTATTTTGTGGTTCGATAAGTCGTGATAAACACAAAATCTTGTGAAAGCGACATGTCTTTGCTCTCAAATCACACATTTCTTGTCTGTTTCTAAGAATGAAAAGAGACACGACAGGTTTTAACGAGTAAGTAAGTAAGAAGACACATTTCTAAGCTGGGGCAGACACTTTTCGTTATACTCTCGTACAAACATGTTATTTTCTAGAACTATCTAAATGAAAATCGAGTAAAAGACGGTTtaacttaaataattatacaaatcatAACGATTTTCATGTcagtatatttatattttgtattgttttacCAAGAGCCAACTTTGccatacaaaatattttgcgaAGGGCTTGATAAAAAACTATCCTGAGCTCCAGAACAATGGTCTGCCCAGAATGAATAATATGTCGACCTGCTTCTTGTTCTATTTCCGTCCAGTCTTTTGAACTGAACTGGAACCGGTCCCGCAGGTCATAGTATAAAGTTGGGAAATATCAAAATCTGTTAGTTTGGAAAGTAGCAGAGATATATCTTTGCAGCCACCTtgcaattttgttattatagATAGTGTAATATGTCTGGTTTCATAAAATTATGTGAAATTGTTTCTATCGATTATGTAACTATCTTATCTTCTTGCAAAATTCTGAGAAATTACTCTAATTTcaagattaaagaaaaaagccaaacaatttaatcattttttcactCGGAAAAATGACGGGTGGCATAACAAACGCCTTTGggtaaaatacaaatttttcgtATAAACAACTAAATTTACCTATCGTTAAATATcagtttgtttatatttttatctcatttaaaaattttatttttactggagttatcacattttatttaatcgaGCATTTCGATTGTttgtgttgtttatttttgtttttttttgggacaaaagtaaaaatactATATCGAACTGAATTATGAATCCAACACCTGACAGAACTATTTTGATTGGTCAAAGTAAGGAAATTTGCAAACTTATCTGTGTTTTCTGTTGGGAACACTAATTGCGTTATGAAATGTGTATGCTGTTCCTCGTATTAAGGTTGAACAATCATtataaaatctcaaaaataacTACAAATTTCAACCCtatagtaattttaaaagtctccAAAGTTAGGCTTACAGCACTGTAGAAAAATAGTTTACGTTTCCTAACTCCATTATCGGGCATTtccaattgaaattatttacaacaatcATAGCCAATAGAATAGAAGACGAATAACTATAGCACTAGGATAATGTAGTTTATAACCAAACTACTAGCAATGTAGAAAAGTGGCCAAAACCGTtcctaattaacaaaaattatttatatcatcaaaaaaggataaaaatgGGAAGTTTGCATTGTAACACGGAAAAAGAGATATCCCAAAGCCCTAAAATAAACTACGTATCTCCCggggaaaatatttatacattttctttctttctctgACCCTGCGTGATCCCACTTCTGACACGGGTCAGTGCCTGGATGGGATTTTATCAGATGTTTAACTAATACCTACTTGTTTAAGAGTGTCAGGAACAcgtgaattgtttttttttttgctttgcaTTTCCCCTCAGACCGTTTTATGGTTACACAGtgcttaaattatttcaaagccGAATCGGTTtacttattatttacattaaactCGAAACCTTTATGAAAGTTACTCATAAGTTAAAACTTGAAAGTAGATTCGAAGAATTACTAATAACAAACGTTATTACCGGGAGTTGTACATCGTAGACAGGTAAAtgtaatcaaattattcaaaccGAGTTCACGTTACCTACCTGTTTTTAATGTAACTGAATCCAAGCGCATATTATTTGCATCACCCGGTAATTGTAGTCGGCAAACTAGCTGTGCATCCACGTGATCCCACGGGAACTACCAGAGGCGCGTTTCAGGTTTCCCCAGTTTAAACCGATAAATCTTTCCCTATGTCACCCCTGAAGGAGATATGCTGTCAGTTTGTAGGATTTTtatctttaaggaattttgagAGAACCAGGTGTCGATGAACTCGTGTATTTGTGACAAGGATTTATAATGAAATACACCTTCGTTCTGTAATCGAATTCTTGAAATTGGCACAATGAAAAACAGGTTCTTTTTTGTTCTGGTACATTAGTTCGGTTCagaaattctattattttgtTCTCGAAGCTTGAAGACGTGTCACATAAGTTTATAAATCGATTGAAAAATTGACCTATAACTTCACTGGTcttaaaataaggaaaaaatggaatattCCATTGCCATGAGGGAATTAAATGTGTTCCAACCGTGCGGGATagattgttaattatttatgttattttgtttGGAGAAAATGCCTCACACACAAATCGTGGTTGTGGGACCGGTGGAATTGCAGTGGAACGAAAACccttatttattaacatttcggtaacaaaccttttttttattttataacaatttccCTTTTGGTTCTGAACACGGTCACAGTTTTACGGATTTTCATCCGAGCCCTTAAAACTAGGATGATTGTTACTCTCAGTTAGTTCTACTTGAGAATAATGCGCAATTTCACCATTCCAACAATTCCTACTTGTGGGCGAATCATTATTttcgaacaaaatttaaagaaaaagcaattaaagatATCGAGTAAAATATTGACTTTCAGTTGGAAATACTTTTAATGTCTTATCCATTATATGATGAATATGAAGGAACGAAACAAataggaataaaaattttgaaaacctagtaaatattttacataaagCATCATATGTCTTATTGAATATTAGTAATATACTGATCATTAAGACCAACAGATTCCCACACATAACgaaaattttttcttggttTAAAGGATGGAAATAGACCgaaaagaaattcaatttatttacctGGAGATCATGTTATTTGCTTAGAACCTCATATGTTTAGGAAATACCTCAAATCTTCTGTTCATAcggaaaatttcgatattGAGATTCTTATATCTAatattattgataattttctcGTTATCGttgctttaaaattcaatcatTTTCCAAGCTTGAATCGAAATAAATTCCGCTTTTTTATTCTCAAAGTGTTCATTTAGCACTCACCTGGAAATCGAGTGTTTTTTCGCAGAGTGCCTCATACATATTCTGAGTACTCAAACAAGTTTTGATTGAGAATTAATCCAACATAATGCACATTAGTTTAATATTTCTggggaataaaaaattacgaaatttatttctaatttactaaataataaaattatttaaatattctgtagaatgaaaaaaatctgaactaattcaatattaatatttgactttaatatttctatactttcggtaatttttttctagttccGCTTGATAGTTAATCTATAGAGAgtcaaaagaaaatcaaattttgggaaattttacttcttttcTGATAACtttcaaacatattttttacttaccCTTGACAAAAGCTGTAACTAAAAGGGCGTCTACAATATTATGGACCCCTTCATCTACTGGAACTTCTGAGGCTACACAAACTGCCTCAGCTTTGGTAAATAATTGAGGAGGATCCTCCCTCGGTGCTATTTCTGTGAAAGTTTTCAGAGTTTCGATTGCTAGAGTTTTAGCTGCAGGTGCCGGTTCGGTTACAGATGTGTTGCTCCCTTCGGGGACCGAAGCTGCCTCTGTTGGTGCTAGAGGAGTTTCACCTCCAGTTGTTACGATAAATTTATCTTCTGCTGAGGACTGTACTTCTATAGGCAACTGTACTGAAGGTTGACTATATACTTCGGATCCTTCACTTACGGTAGCTCCCTTTGCTTAAACAAAAAGAACCATTAGGACAATTTTTGCAGTTTAATtggtaaatcaaaatttatatgCTTATAGTAGTACAGTCAGAGTATTcttttcataacttttttataaatcaTATTTAGCTGAATCGCTCTATTCTTTCATACGTTAGCACATTATACTCAATTGACTCAGTATTTCTAGGACATCCTATATATTTAAAGAGTCAAGGCATTTGATCTCGGTCTCATTGAGTAGGTTTCTATTTTTCCTACACTTTCCTATAATTTCTCACTAATCATTAACTCAGGGAGTCTATTACAAGGCCATTACCCTATATCGATCAAAGATCATCACTTCTTATATCTTCATACACAAGACAGGAAATCGATGTGCCCGAAACCCGGAAACTATGCAAAATAACGGCAACCCctagaaaatttgatttaatgcCAAATCTGTCAGGCAGCCAATAAGAAAATTGGGATATTAATCATCGAAGTTTGGGCAAATGATGATGGCGCAATATTGCCAATGCGCCGACCTCCGGAATGGCaataaaaacgatattttttgCCATGTGCTAAAAACGAGGAGATGATAATAAAACCATCATTATGATACTTGATAAGGCATATTTAGATTTCCAGATGGGCTGCAGTTAGAGGCTTAACTGGACACTGAATGGAGTCTTCCAATTTCGATTGGGATAATTGGTCACGTAATCATTAAACAGTAACGCGCTTTGAGACCACAGGAAATTGTTTCGGGAATGCATTACAGGCAACCTCATAACGAGAATTGCTTGGCTAGAATGGAAGTGAAACGGCATTTGCATATAAGCTGTAATTTACATTAagaacgattaaatttttccttaaagtAAGCCATTATGAGAATATGGTATTGTGttgtatctaaaaaaataaaatcaataaaaattttattatgaaaactaaataaaaatttactttctcAGATA
The Euwallacea fornicatus isolate EFF26 chromosome 12, ASM4011564v1, whole genome shotgun sequence genome window above contains:
- the LOC136342624 gene encoding uncharacterized protein yields the protein MPYQHMAKNIVFIAIPEVGALGLPLFCIVSGFRAHRFPVLSKGATVSEGSEVYSQPSVQLPIEVQSSAEDKFIVTTGGETPLAPTEAASVPEGSNTSVTEPAPAAKTLAIETLKTFTEIAPREDPPQLFTKAEAVCVASEVPVDEGVHNIVDALLVTAFVKD